The Asticcacaulis excentricus genome has a segment encoding these proteins:
- a CDS encoding DUF6445 family protein yields MISLNPHLTLTVQSLGHEAQPLIIVDEVLSDPQALIAEADAAAFRTPAPGSRYPGLNAPLPQTYKTVVATELLPRLLPHFGVTPQPLPLFGFFGVATQAPDAMDVRQAAPHIDAFSLNSFASVHYLFEGDLGGTAFFRHRASGHELITPSRSYSFERAKRLELDGFDGSGEAARAQFFEPIAAIEPRFNRLIFYRAGQIHYGQVQASNPRRLTANLFFGIR; encoded by the coding sequence ATGATCTCTCTCAATCCCCACCTTACCTTGACGGTTCAGTCTCTGGGCCATGAGGCGCAGCCCCTGATCATCGTCGATGAGGTGCTCAGCGATCCGCAGGCCCTGATTGCCGAAGCCGACGCGGCGGCCTTTCGCACGCCTGCGCCCGGATCGCGATATCCCGGCCTCAATGCCCCCTTGCCACAGACCTATAAGACGGTGGTGGCGACGGAGCTTCTGCCGCGCCTGTTGCCGCATTTTGGTGTGACGCCACAGCCCTTGCCGCTGTTTGGCTTTTTTGGCGTGGCCACCCAGGCCCCCGACGCCATGGACGTGCGGCAGGCCGCGCCGCATATCGACGCCTTCAGCCTCAACAGCTTTGCCAGCGTGCATTACCTTTTTGAGGGCGATCTGGGTGGTACGGCCTTTTTCCGCCATCGGGCCAGTGGGCACGAGCTGATCACCCCCAGTCGCAGCTATAGCTTTGAGCGCGCCAAACGGCTGGAACTGGATGGTTTTGACGGCAGCGGTGAAGCGGCACGGGCACAGTTTTTTGAGCCCATTGCCGCTATTGAACCGCGCTTCAACCGGCTGATCTTTTACCGGGCTGGACAAATCCACTATGGTCAGGTGCAGGCCAGCAACCCGCGTCGCCTGACGGCCAATCTGTTCTTTGGTATCCGATAG